CTGGTGGCGTCAGCCAGGATGCCCCGGTCAGCATAGAAGTAGGGTACGGCGCGCTTCCAGACCTGGCCGTAAGCATCCAGGAAGGTATCCGGCTCGGCGGTTTCCTGGCAGGGGCTGTTGGGCATGGCGTTAGGCCACACGTAGCGGGTATCGACGCCCAGGCGCTCCAGCAGCCGGTCGTCCATGTAGGAGATGCTGTGACCGGTGCGGAATGGTTTGACCGGTTCGCCCAGGTCAAGCAGCTTCAGCAGGCGGAAGTACAGGTCATCAACCACGCCGTACGGCCCGCCGCCCAGGGCGATAGGGACGCGATCCGGTTCCTGATGGTTGAGCGCGGCCAGGACGCGCTCCCGCGGAGACATGATAGCCATGGGGTTCATCCTTGCTCAGGCGAGCGTCACAGAGCGCGATGAGGCAGGAATGGATGGAAAAAGCCGAATGTTCGGACATTTGAGATCGTAGTCGACATGCTGCTTGCTGTCAAGCCGGTCACGGGGCGCTGCCTCTAGCAGGGGGAATAGGTGCTACTGGTGCTGTATTCGTACAGATCGGCGCGGTAGTAGGAGGTGGTGTATTCAATGATCTCGCCGCTGGCCAGGTAAGCCGCCGTGTTTACCAGCAGCAACGGATCGCCGACGCTAACCTGCAGCAACTCCGCTTTGAGATCGTCCGCCGCCACTGCCGTGACGGTATGCCTGATCTCCTGCACCACCAGACGGTACACACGGGCGAGGACATCATAGAGCGATTCGGTGTTGAAATCGTGCTGTTCCAGTCCCGGGCACTGCTCCGTCAGGATGATCGATTTCTGCAGTCCGATCGGCTCATCATCACCAAAGCGCAGGCGGATCAGGTTGAAACAGGGGGCGCCCAGGCGAGCCTTGAGCGCGGCGGGTGCGCTATCGTCGACTACGCCGGAAAACGCCTGCAGCACCCGCGAGTGAGCGCGGCGGCCCATGTCGGCCATCTGCCGGGTGAAACTGCGATCCAAAAAGAACTGCATCCGCCCCATCTGGCGGCTGACGACTGTCCCGCGCCCGGCCTTGCGGCTGATCAGCCGGTCATCCGCCAGGCGGGAAAGCGCCATGCGCATGGTGTGGCGGCCCACGCCGAAGGCGCGCGACAGCTCCACTTCCGGCGGCAGCAGATCGCCCGGACTGAGCACGCCGTCCTGGATCAGCGCCCGCAGGCTGGTCTCCACCTGGTGGTAGAGCGGGATCGGGCTGGCAGGGTCGACCGGCCTGATCGGCAGTTCATGCAGGTAGCGTTGTCTGGCTTCGGTCATGGTGATGCTCACTTTGCGAAAGAGCTGGCTCCGGGCATAGAATAGAGTCAGTCGATGTGCCTGCACTGTCAGCCGGAAAGTCATCGCTGCCGACAGGATGGTACGGGTACTGCCGGGGTAGCGCCCGCTCTGCATTCGGGCTAGTGGGTTGCTCCGTGCAGGCTGATTGACTGAAAAGTGCGGAATTTGTTATAATGTCGTTACTGCGAAATGACCGGACATTCGGACTATTTTGCAGTGTACACCAGTTTCGCCTGGTGCTCAATACACCCCACAAGCCCCATTTTACATATATGTATGAGGAGAAAGAGGAGTTCAGCATGAAAAGCAAGTGGTTATTCGTCTTGCCGGTGCTGGCGCTCGTCGTGGCGCTGGTCGGTTCCGGCTCCGTCAGGGCGCAGGGCGATTCGTTCGTCATCGGCGTCTCTAACGGCTTTGTCGGCAGCGAATGGCGCACCCAGATGATCCAGAACATGGAGAACGTGGTCGCCGAGTTCGCTGAAAAGGGTGTCAATATCGAGCTGGTGATCGAGAGCGCGGATGTGGACGTACAGGGTCAGGTGCAGCAGATTCAGAACCTGATCAACCGCGGGGTGGACGCGATCATCGTCAATCCGAACGACCAATCGGCGCTGAACCTGGTGCTGGAGGACGCGGTGGCGGAGGGGATTGTGGTCATCGCGGTGGACCAGGAGATCAGTGCTGAGGGCGTGTACAATGTGGTGATCGACCAGAAGGAATGGGCGAAGATCAGCGCGCGGTGGCTGGCGGAGCAGCTGGGTGGCCAGGGTGACGTGGTGCTGATCGAAGGCTTTGTGGGGCACCCGGCGAACGAAGCGCGGATGGAAGGGGTGATGGAGGTTTTCGCCGAGTATCCGGGCATCAACATTGTCGGGCGTGACACGGGGATGTGGGATCAGGCGACCGGCCAGCAGGTGATGAGCGACTTTCTGGCGTCGCTGCCGAACATCGACGGGGTATGGACGCAGGATGGGATGGCGCAGGGGGCGCTGACGGCGGTACGGACAGCGAACCCGGCGAAGTGGCCGGTGATGGTGGGTGAAGCGCGTGCGGGGTATCTGCAACTGTGGCATGAGGTGAAGCAGGAGCGTCCGGAGTTCACGTCGTTCGGTGTGGTCAACCCGCCCGGCGTGGGCGCTGATGGCATCCGCGTCGCTGTCGAAATCCTGATCGGCGGCACGCCGGATGTGTCCAAGCTCTCCGGCCCGTTCGGCAACACCTTCTACGTGCCGATCCCGTATGTGGTCGATGAGTTCAACTTTGAGGAACAGTACGAACTGGTGAAGGACCTGCCGGAGTCCTACACGCTCGACGGGTTCATCACCCAGATGCAGGCTGCAGGCTTCATGGAATAACCGACCATGAACACGGTGTCACTTTCAGCCCGGAACGTCACCAAACGGTACGGGGGCGTCGTAGCGCTCTCGGACGGTAACCTGGACGTGCAGTCGGGGGAAGTCGTTGCGCTGCTCGGCGCCAATGGAAGTGGCAAAAGCACCCTGAGCAAGGTCATCACAGGTGTAATCGCTCCCAATGAGGGGCGGTTACACCTGGATGGCCGGGCGGTCACGTTCTCTTCCCCACAGGCTGCCAAGAATGTCGGCATCACCGCCGTCTACCAGGAGCTGAGCCTGATCCCGGATATGACCGTGGCGGAGAACATCTGGCTGGCTCATGAGCCGCGCCGGTGGGGGATTGCCGTCGACCATCGTGAGATGCGTGCCCGCACACAGGACCTGATCGCCCTGTTTGCGGGCACGGTCCAATCTTCACTACAGCCGGATGCGCTGGTCAACAGTCTGCCGCCGGATGAGCGCCAGGTGGTGGAGATTCTCAAGGCGCTCAGCCTGCAACCGCGCCTGATGATCCTGGACGAGGCCACGGCCAGCCTGGACAGCCGCCAGGTCGCCCGCCTGTTTGAACTGATCGCGGACTGGAAGCGGCAGGGAATGGCCATCGTCTTTGTCTCCCATCGCATGGACGAGATCTTCCGCGTGGCCGACCGGGCGACTGTCCTCCGCAATGGGGCCAGTGTGGGCAACCGGGTGATCAGCGAAACAACTGAACAGGAACTCGTCGAGCTGATGATCGAGGGCATGGTCGCGCCGGAATTGGTACAGGGGAGGCAGCTGGCGCCGGACGCGCCGGTCCGGTTGCAGGTCAGGAACCTGCACACCGATCTGCTGAAGGACATCAGTTTTGACCTGCATGATGGCGAATTGCTGGGCCTGGGCGGTCTGCAGGGACAGGGTCAATCCGACTTGCTGCTGGCGCTGTTCGGGGCGATTCCCTGTGCAGGGCAGGTGCTACTTTCCAGCCAGCCGGCCCGTTTCTCCCACCCGCAGCAGGCCATGCAACATGGCCTGGCGTTTGTGCCGGGCGACCGGGCCACTGAAGGCGTGCTGCTCATCCGCTCCATCCTGGAGAATCTTCAGTTACCCTCCTGGCACAAGTACGGTTTCCCGCTGAACATGGTTCGGGCGCGTACGGATGCCAACCAGGTAGCACAGGAATTGCGCCTGGTGATGGAATCCCTGGACGCGCCAGTGAGCAGCCTGAGCGGTGGCAATGCCCAGAAGGTGGTGCTGGGCAAGTGGCTGCTGCGCAACCCGCGCGTGCTGCTCCTCAACGACCCGACCAAGGGTGTTGATGTCAGGACAAAAGTTGAGTTCTATGCGCTGTTGAACAGGCTCCGTGCCGCTGGGACGGCGATCCTGTTCTATAGCAGCGATGACGAAGAACTGCTGAGCCTGTGCAACCGTGTCCTGGTGCTGCATGATGGGCGAATCCGGGCGGAACTGGCGGGCGAAACGCTCAACCATGCCAACCTGGTCTCGGCCAGCATGGGCACGACCAATGCGAGTAACGGCCATGAATAGCGTAGTGCTGCGGCGGATCGCCCTGCGACACTCCTACCTGCTGGCCCTGCTGCTGCTCCTGATCGCGGTAGGGATCAACTTCTACCTGCAGCCTAACCTGTTTGAACTGCGGGTGCTCAACAGCAACCTGCGTAACTTCCTGCCCCTGATCATCCTGACGGTCGGGCAGACCATCGTCATCATCGGCGGCGGGATCGATCTTTCTGTTGGGGCGATCGTCTCCATGGCCAACGCCATCCTGGTCACGCTGATCCTGCCGGAATCGGGGCCAACCGAGATTCTCGTTGGTATCCTGGCGGCGGTAGGGGCGGGGTTGGCCGCCGGGGTGTTCAATGGCCTGTGCGTGGCTTACCTGCGGCTGCAGCCGATTGTGACGACCTACGCCACCAGCTTCGTCTATGCGGGTATCGCGCTGCTGATCCTGCCCCGACCTGGCGGCAACCTGCCGCGTGAATTCCTGCGATCCTACCGGGGTGCGCCGCTGGATATCCCGCTGGCGCTGTACTTCATTGCCCTGGCCATCCTGATCTGGCTGGTGTTGCGTTCAACGCGCTACGGGCAGTATCTCTTTGCCACAGGCGGCAAGGCTGACGCTGCCTATGCGACCGGCGTGCCGGTGAACTTCGTGCGCTTCAGTACGTATGTGTGGGCGGGGCTGGCAGCGGCACTGTCCGCACTGGCGCTGACGATGAATCTGGGCACAGGCAACCCGCGTATCGGTGACGCTATGACGCTGGATTCGATCGTGGCTGTGGTGCTGGGCGGGACGCGCCTGAGCGGCGGCCAGGGCGGGGTGATCGGATCGGTGCTCGGCGTGCTGATCCTGGGCGTGATCCGTAACATCATCTCCTTCGCCAACGTCCCTACGTGGTCTCAGACGCTGGTGGATGCGCTGATCATCATCGCGGCGCTGGCTGGCCCAGGGTTGGTGCGGTTCTTGCGGAGGCGGACAGCATGATTGACGCCATGCGATCCCTTCGACAGCAGTCGGCGCAGATCAGCCCGCCAGTCGTGGCGCTGTTGCTCTCTA
This genomic window from Anaerolineae bacterium contains:
- a CDS encoding ABC transporter substrate-binding protein; translation: MYEEKEEFSMKSKWLFVLPVLALVVALVGSGSVRAQGDSFVIGVSNGFVGSEWRTQMIQNMENVVAEFAEKGVNIELVIESADVDVQGQVQQIQNLINRGVDAIIVNPNDQSALNLVLEDAVAEGIVVIAVDQEISAEGVYNVVIDQKEWAKISARWLAEQLGGQGDVVLIEGFVGHPANEARMEGVMEVFAEYPGINIVGRDTGMWDQATGQQVMSDFLASLPNIDGVWTQDGMAQGALTAVRTANPAKWPVMVGEARAGYLQLWHEVKQERPEFTSFGVVNPPGVGADGIRVAVEILIGGTPDVSKLSGPFGNTFYVPIPYVVDEFNFEEQYELVKDLPESYTLDGFITQMQAAGFME
- a CDS encoding ABC transporter permease gives rise to the protein MNSVVLRRIALRHSYLLALLLLLIAVGINFYLQPNLFELRVLNSNLRNFLPLIILTVGQTIVIIGGGIDLSVGAIVSMANAILVTLILPESGPTEILVGILAAVGAGLAAGVFNGLCVAYLRLQPIVTTYATSFVYAGIALLILPRPGGNLPREFLRSYRGAPLDIPLALYFIALAILIWLVLRSTRYGQYLFATGGKADAAYATGVPVNFVRFSTYVWAGLAAALSALALTMNLGTGNPRIGDAMTLDSIVAVVLGGTRLSGGQGGVIGSVLGVLILGVIRNIISFANVPTWSQTLVDALIIIAALAGPGLVRFLRRRTA
- a CDS encoding GntR family transcriptional regulator, with the protein product MQSGRYPGSTRTILSAAMTFRLTVQAHRLTLFYARSQLFRKVSITMTEARQRYLHELPIRPVDPASPIPLYHQVETSLRALIQDGVLSPGDLLPPEVELSRAFGVGRHTMRMALSRLADDRLISRKAGRGTVVSRQMGRMQFFLDRSFTRQMADMGRRAHSRVLQAFSGVVDDSAPAALKARLGAPCFNLIRLRFGDDEPIGLQKSIILTEQCPGLEQHDFNTESLYDVLARVYRLVVQEIRHTVTAVAADDLKAELLQVSVGDPLLLVNTAAYLASGEIIEYTTSYYRADLYEYSTSSTYSPC
- a CDS encoding sugar ABC transporter ATP-binding protein, which encodes MNTVSLSARNVTKRYGGVVALSDGNLDVQSGEVVALLGANGSGKSTLSKVITGVIAPNEGRLHLDGRAVTFSSPQAAKNVGITAVYQELSLIPDMTVAENIWLAHEPRRWGIAVDHREMRARTQDLIALFAGTVQSSLQPDALVNSLPPDERQVVEILKALSLQPRLMILDEATASLDSRQVARLFELIADWKRQGMAIVFVSHRMDEIFRVADRATVLRNGASVGNRVISETTEQELVELMIEGMVAPELVQGRQLAPDAPVRLQVRNLHTDLLKDISFDLHDGELLGLGGLQGQGQSDLLLALFGAIPCAGQVLLSSQPARFSHPQQAMQHGLAFVPGDRATEGVLLIRSILENLQLPSWHKYGFPLNMVRARTDANQVAQELRLVMESLDAPVSSLSGGNAQKVVLGKWLLRNPRVLLLNDPTKGVDVRTKVEFYALLNRLRAAGTAILFYSSDDEELLSLCNRVLVLHDGRIRAELAGETLNHANLVSASMGTTNASNGHE